The following coding sequences lie in one Candidatus Methanomethylicota archaeon genomic window:
- a CDS encoding amidohydrolase — MQYILKGKSVVTMGSRGIIRDGCIVIEDSWIIDVGEYSDVKGKYHGYEVLNMENCILMPGLINTHTHIAMSLLRGYADDLQLSEWLEKWVWPLEAKMTERDIYIGAKLSALEAIKGGTTTVCSMYHYKYDYNEAKAVYESGLRGVISHTFFDWRRDEDYKLMEDLIRKWHGKGGWRIKVAASPHAPYTVSPKYLMEIREYVNGKNRELKDEEKIIMHIHVAETRDEAKTVKEKYNVETEMGLFKYLNDIGFLSEDVLAAHCVWLTDEDIAIMKARDVKVSHNPVSNLKLASGISPITKLLDAGVTVSLGTDGPCSNNTLDMFETMKIASLIQKGVTLNPTALPAHETLKMATINGAKALKWDTHIGSIEVGKKADIIAVELGKPHLTPIYSELSHLVYAVRCGDVKHVIIDGEIVMENRSIKTLKEEEVIREAEKAKEELINRLRGR, encoded by the coding sequence ATGCAATACATATTGAAGGGTAAATCCGTAGTGACCATGGGAAGTAGGGGGATTATAAGGGATGGATGCATAGTAATTGAAGATTCATGGATAATTGATGTTGGAGAGTATAGCGATGTCAAGGGGAAGTATCATGGATATGAAGTGCTAAACATGGAAAACTGCATACTAATGCCAGGACTAATAAACACACATACACATATAGCCATGAGCCTACTCAGAGGATACGCAGACGATCTACAATTAAGCGAATGGCTTGAGAAATGGGTTTGGCCATTGGAAGCAAAGATGACTGAAAGGGACATATACATTGGAGCTAAACTATCAGCCCTAGAGGCAATTAAAGGTGGAACGACAACCGTATGTAGCATGTACCATTACAAATACGATTACAATGAGGCAAAAGCAGTATATGAATCTGGACTTAGAGGCGTAATATCACACACATTCTTCGATTGGAGGAGAGATGAAGATTACAAGCTTATGGAGGATTTAATTAGGAAATGGCATGGTAAGGGGGGTTGGAGAATTAAAGTTGCAGCTTCACCACATGCACCATACACAGTAAGTCCAAAATATCTAATGGAAATAAGGGAATACGTTAACGGGAAGAACAGGGAACTAAAAGACGAAGAGAAGATCATAATGCACATACATGTAGCTGAAACAAGGGATGAAGCGAAAACAGTGAAGGAGAAGTACAATGTCGAAACTGAAATGGGGTTATTCAAATACCTAAACGACATTGGATTCCTATCAGAAGACGTTTTAGCAGCACACTGCGTATGGCTAACGGATGAAGATATAGCTATAATGAAGGCTAGAGATGTTAAGGTTTCACACAACCCAGTAAGCAACCTAAAATTGGCTTCAGGAATAAGTCCAATAACAAAATTACTGGACGCGGGGGTAACGGTATCTCTAGGGACTGATGGACCATGCTCCAACAATACACTAGACATGTTTGAAACCATGAAAATAGCATCATTAATCCAGAAGGGGGTTACATTAAACCCAACAGCACTACCCGCCCATGAAACATTAAAGATGGCTACAATAAATGGTGCAAAAGCTTTGAAATGGGATACGCATATTGGAAGCATAGAGGTGGGGAAGAAGGCTGACATAATAGCCGTAGAACTGGGTAAACCACACCTAACACCAATATATAGCGAGCTAAGCCACCTAGTATATGCGGTTAGATGTGGAGATGTAAAACACGTTATAATCGATGGGGAAATTGTCATGGAGAATAGATCAATAAAAACTTTGAAGGAGGAGGAAGTTATTAGGGAAGCTGAAAAAGCTAAAGAGGAACTTATAAATAGGTTAAGGGGGAGGTGA
- a CDS encoding adenosylhomocysteinase: MPKIKDPKLADKGRMQIRIAESRMPVLMKIREEMIKWKPLMGIKIAACLHVTKETAVLMKTLKAGGAKIALTASNPLSTQDDVAAALVEEGIDVYAWRGESESEYMENIREALKINPDITMDDGGDITVEAHKLNYANHIIGGTEETTTGIIRIKAMEREGKLKYPVIAVNNAKTKYLFDNRYGTGQSTIDGIMRATNILLAGKNVVVAGYGWCGRGIAMRARGMGANVIVTEIDPLKALEAVMDGFRVLPMSEAAEIGDIFITATGNINVIRREHMEKMRNGAILANSGHFNVEINIKDLEEISVSKERLRENLDEYTLRDGRKIYLLAEGRLVNLAAAEGHPSEVMDMSFANQALSVKYLVENKGKLERKLYEVPVEIDQTVAKLKLQSMGIRIDEPTKEQLEYMQKWED, encoded by the coding sequence ATGCCAAAAATAAAGGATCCAAAACTGGCAGACAAGGGGAGAATGCAGATAAGGATTGCTGAATCGAGAATGCCAGTCCTCATGAAGATTAGGGAAGAAATGATTAAGTGGAAGCCACTAATGGGGATTAAGATAGCAGCATGCCTACACGTGACAAAGGAGACAGCTGTACTCATGAAGACATTGAAGGCTGGAGGGGCCAAAATAGCCTTAACAGCTTCAAACCCACTCTCAACACAAGATGACGTTGCAGCAGCACTCGTGGAGGAGGGGATAGACGTCTATGCCTGGAGGGGGGAAAGTGAAAGCGAATATATGGAGAATATAAGGGAAGCCCTCAAAATAAACCCAGATATAACCATGGATGATGGTGGAGACATAACAGTGGAAGCCCACAAACTCAATTATGCAAATCACATAATTGGGGGGACTGAGGAAACCACCACAGGGATAATAAGGATAAAGGCCATGGAGAGAGAGGGGAAACTCAAATATCCAGTAATAGCGGTAAACAATGCTAAAACCAAATACCTATTCGACAATAGATATGGAACTGGACAAAGCACAATAGATGGAATAATGAGGGCAACCAACATACTATTGGCAGGGAAGAATGTAGTTGTAGCTGGATATGGATGGTGTGGAAGGGGGATAGCCATGAGGGCTAGGGGTATGGGTGCAAACGTAATAGTAACGGAAATAGACCCATTAAAAGCTTTAGAAGCAGTTATGGATGGATTTAGAGTCCTACCCATGAGTGAAGCAGCAGAAATTGGAGACATATTCATAACAGCCACTGGAAACATAAATGTCATTAGAAGAGAGCACATGGAGAAGATGCGTAATGGAGCAATACTGGCCAACAGTGGACACTTCAACGTTGAAATAAACATAAAGGATCTTGAGGAAATATCAGTGTCGAAGGAGAGGTTGAGGGAAAATCTAGATGAATATACTTTGAGGGATGGGAGGAAAATATATTTGCTAGCCGAGGGGAGACTTGTAAACCTAGCTGCAGCCGAAGGACATCCAAGCGAAGTTATGGACATGTCCTTCGCAAACCAAGCACTATCAGTAAAATATCTAGTGGAAAATAAGGGGAAGCTTGAACGAAAACTATACGAAGTACCAGTGGAGATAGACCAGACAGTGGCAAAACTAAAACTTCAATCGATGGGAATAAGGATAGATGAACCCACAAAGGAGCAACTGGAGTACATGCAGAAATGGGAAGATTAA